CAGGCCCGTCACTCCTTAATTATAAACACATGACTGAAAACTAGACCTCCCCCACTTGGAAGCAGACCCTCACGGGTCTTGTAGAGAAATCCATCTCCTGATACTTCCACTCAGTATTAAAGCAAACATGAAGCTAATGTATGTTAGCAAGCTGTAGCTAACTTGTAAAACTGACCCCACTGTTCGCAGTCTTACCGAGTTCAGCAGCAGAGTCAGTTCGATGTCTTTAACTCGGGGTTTCAACGACAAACTCTTCAAACGAAGACAAATACCAAAATAGCAGACAGACTGAAAACAGCGGCGAAGAAATGCGACAAAACGTTAGCTTTCAGCTACATACAGCCGACAGTTACCCTGCATTTCCGGTTAGTCCTTTCAAACCAAGTGCACGTcctaaataaaattatttataattttcaaAGCAAAACCGTGATTTTGTCAATCTGTTTTTGGATTGGGGCTTCACCCACTCATAGCAACCTAGTGGGGATCTAACCAAACAAAtgcttgatttttattttattttaaaggtcgACTTACTTGATTTCTTCCCTCCAGCAACTCAGCAAACACCATCTGCTGTGCTGATAAAGATTACATGATGTAGCTGAAAGGATTTAATAGTTCCAAGATTAACCCGAGATTAACAATAAAACGAAAGCTGACTGACTTCAGCATTTCacttataaatataaaatgtaaataatgtgtTCTTCCtggtctttttgtttgttagtttttttgttttattgaagTGGTACAGGTTTAAACTAGGGAGGGGGATTTCTACAATCTTGGTTACAACCTAGATTGCAAGTGGAACTTGcctaaacataaataaataaataatttaattaaataaataaataaataaataataatccaGCTTCAGCTgcagagccccccccccccttcctaaAATCCAACATATGTGTTGTACAAAGGCAGAGCAGACATTTATTTCtaataaaatgcttttttaaaacagaagaagatgcaccatgttttctttttatattcctcaaatgcatttatttctcttttacTGGGCTAGTATTACAAATTAATACAAAGTACAACTCCAGAGACATCATAGATTGTCAAAAAAGTAAAGTACAAAACGCTTGAGGTAAAACATCATTGAAAAAGATTCAGTTAAAAAGCCCTTATTAAAATTTAAGTTCTTTTCAAGGTAAATGCTCACTTTACAgcttctggaaaaaaaatacaaataaaaacaatgcagttttatttacaaGATAGTGGTGGTGCAAAATACAGTGTGTGAGACAACATTCAGTCAAAATCTTCATATCTTTGTTAAATGTAAACAATAAACATTGTCCTGTTCGCCAAAATGCCGTCACACTGATGTTTGCTCTGAAAAGACTCTACGAGCGCCGCTGACGCATGAGAGCAGAGGAGCTCATTACTACCCGGCAAAAAATATGAAACTGTTCGACATTACACATTTACAAAGCAAATCCACGAAATGGATTGTGTATGAAAGGTTTCTCTAGGTAACTGTGGCAGCTTTCTCCTCTGCAGAGATAAGAAAATCCTTATCATTTCAAATTTTACTCTTACTTAAGAGCACCTCTGTGGGGCAACGGATAAGTCTGATAACACTCCgtagttttattagtttttatatTGTTGACAAAACCCATCAAGAAAATAAACAGTGTATCAGTCTGGGTGTGACTCTCACCTAAGCTCATTTATTCCTAGACCCAAGTCTTTAGAACCAAGTTACAGCAGAGACGTTATAGGAGCGACACTTTTCtgcaacagcaaacatggtggTAAATGTATAACGTCGGGGGggaaaaaactttttaaaacattaatttattatttaactaaactttttatgcagtttttaagGTAATATTTCAAAATAACAGTCTAAAAGATGTGAGTCAATGGTGGCTATGAAATAGTGAGACTGCTCTGTGGTTTCACTTTACATATAATATAAGCCAACACTTCTGTAGTGCATAAAAGTAGAAatgcaaacaaaagaaataagGAACGTTACAGTCCAAGTGTGTGGCTTACTGATATGTTCAAAAAACAATGGAGCACTTGTTCATAATCATCAATTCATTGCTCATTGTAGTCTTTTTAAGAGATTTTTTGTTGATAACAGTGAAAATGTGAAGTACCATCAGATGCATCCTCGAGTCCTTTAATAGCAGTACCACTTATCTAACAAtcgtgtttttcttgtttttaagaaTGAAAATTTCATTCAAAAGTGAAAGCACTTGGAAGGAACTAGTTAGGGAAACTTATCATACTTCAGCAAAAAACCCAAAGCTAAACAGTAAGATGGTACCCATTCAAAATGTACGATTTCTTGCCTCCAGAATAGGGGGGTGCATCCCTAAAGGCAACCACAGTTACACAGTGCTCTGCCTGCTCTCGTGGCTGAGGCTGAGCCCCATCACCTCTGAGGAGTGAGATGGGAAATCAATAAATATCCCGTCTGGGCCTGAGTCTGCAGACTCTAGCACTTGTCCAATTATGGTTTCAGGGCTGGATGATTCACTGGGCGGCGTAGAGGATGCTCCCTTACTGAGATCAGTCATTGTTGTTGTGGCCTCGGTGCCATGGAGAGCTCCTGAGGAATGAAGCGGGAGGATGGAGGGAGACAGCAGAGGCAAGTCCATGGCACTGGCTCCAGCTTGTACTATACCTATGAAGGAGATAATAGTGGATTATTAAGGTTTAGCATATAATGATGCTTCATAATAATCAACACAGTGAGGACTACAGTCGTACCGTTGAACTGAGAGCCCACACACAGTCTGTTGGAGGAGGAGCCAGACAGTTCTGATCCTGGGGCCAGGTCAGCATAGGCCAGTCCTTGCTCCTCCAGGCACGATGTAATCTCACAGGCCGAGTGACGCCGAATTCCTCCACTGCCAACCGAGTTGGCATCTGGGTCATACTCAGCCACTGGGGTCAGCAGCAAAGGAACATTGTAGCTCTTTGATCGTACCACGGGGTTTTTAGACGGTTGATCCGCTGACTTGGACCAGCCCCAAGGCTTCTCTGAAACACAAGAGGGAAAGATGGGAAGACGTTATTAAGCTTCACCAACCCTTCAACCctgaaaactgttatttttagcCCGCTTCTGCCTCACCCAGAACATTGCAGTGAGCTTCAGCATCATCTCCAGAGTAAAGCCCATGGGTGCCCAAATAGGGCGAGACCACCTTCTGAATCAGTGACTCCAACCTCAGGTATTCCTCAGTCACACCACGCGGCTCATGGACCCCCTAAACACAGgcattaaattttatatttagcACCATCATACTCACAGATCACCCCTGTGGGCTGTTGGTGCTTAAGtttagaagaggaaaaaaaactgtgtgacaataaaaatatatatttgtttgaATAATGTTTGGGTTGCATGACTAAAAACTAATGCATTAACACAGTATGTCACAACCAATAACCAGCAGATCAACTAATAATCAGTAAATTTTATGAAGATACGCCCAACTAAAAGTAATTTACTCAGAAACAACAGCAGTGTAGTACTTCTTTATCTTCATGAACACCTTCAGAATAATGCAATACAATTAAACCTTATCATTAATGTTAGAAACAAGCTGGGCCAAAAATGCACAACAGCAGGTGTTTGGAAACAAACTCAGACTCGGTGCTGAGCAGCACATAAGGAAGCCATGAGCTTGGCTTGATGTCTGCAGGCCTACCTGTAGGATGAGCAGCATTTGTGTAACAGAGGGAGGCACACGGGCCCGCGGGCGAGACAGGGCGTCCTCTAGCTTTACGCTGAGCACTATGGTGTTCCTGAAGTGCAGCAGGGCGAGCTGTCGGACAGAAGGCTCCTTACCCTGCGCGcagaaaacagcagacagactgAGCATCGATTCAATAAAGGGCTAGGACGGAGATCAGACTCTTGAGATGCTCGCCTACCTGAACCGGGTGGAAGATGGCCTGCAGCATTGAGAGAAcatcacagaagaagaagtccCAGGTCTCTGCCAGAGAGTCAAGTAACTTCTGGCCTGCATGGATCCCAAAGGAACATGCTCGAAGCTGAATTAAGCTGATTTCCAGTGAGATATGctaatttctatttatttattaatttcaaGATTGCCTACCTTCATAGAATCTTATTTTGTCCCGCAGGATGACCATGCCTTTCGTTAGCAGCTGATTCTGTGAAAAGAAGCCAGTAATTATGAATCACTGTAGAACTGCTCTCCAATTCCCGTCTCAAAGAGCTCTGAATTTAATACATCTGAAATAAACGTCCTGTTTTATTTAATGTGCATTACCTGAAGGTATTCTGTGAAGAAGGACCCCAGCTCAGTCTTTAAAAGATGTCTGAGGAAAAGggacaaatgaataaatacagttAGAAAGATAATAAGTGGTGTTGGGCTAATTATGTGTTTATAACTTTGTAAAAACAGTGCTTGGCAGCCATGTTATGTTCAGATCCGTCTGTGTAGTTATAGAAAAATGTGTCAACCTCCTTGTGACTTTTCTAGAAATATGTTTACCCAGCTATAATGGAAGCGGATACAAGTGATGGGTCTGGTTCAGAAAGATAATGAGATATCTGACGTGACCACATGACTCCCCAAGCCTACATGCTGTacactacacacacaaacaaacccgTTCACGAGAAAACATTCAGTCAACACATACAGCACACACGGTAATTACAACGATTACAgcacaaaatgacatcaacgGTCTAAAATAAGGAAGTTTTCTGAGAGCAGTGTTTGTGTGCGAGTGAGTGAGTCAGTGAGTGGGTGAGTGTGGCTGTTTACACTCACCGGACACCCTCATTAAGAACGTAAAGTTCATTATCCGCCAAGCCCTTCTTTTGGAAGACTGCTATCACAGCATTATGGATGCTgcaacataacacacacacacgagctgGTGTAAATTAAGAATCTccacacacatttaaacactACCTTTGTCATATCTTGTGTACCTGTTCCAGGTGGCGTTGGCTCCTGCCCTCTTCTGCTTCTCCCCTCGGTCCTCCGGCGAACTTTTCTCACTCTTCCCCAGCTCACTGAGGCTGGGAGAGCTCATCAACTTCAGCCGGTGCAGAGTCCTCATGAGGCAAATGtaaagggagagagacagagtatTCTAAGTACAGGACGGGAGAGAAAGAAGGTCAGCCGATGAGCCGAcacatacagagacacacagagaggaaacaCGAGGAGGCTGTAGCTGTAGGAGGAAGGGAGGAGAACATAAAAGGAGAGAGTATGCAcaggaaaaaacccaaaacataacAAGCACAATGACAATACAAAGAGCAACCAGTGATAGAGGAGGAGAGATAAAGGACAGAATGATGCATGGTGAGATGGAAGCGGCACATTAAGAGCAGGATGGGTGGAGCTCAGCCGAGAGGTGGGCCACAGTGTCGCTGTACTGCCTGTCTCAGAACAGCAAAAAACAATAGCACGCACATGCTCGGGTAGAAGGGGGGGGGCGTGCAagctcttcctccctccctggCTCTCTGTCGGTACAATACAGCTATTGATGCAAACAAATATTTATGCAGAGCACAGATACCAGAAGGAACTGCATGGTAAGCAGCTGGGGCTTTGTGAATATTACTGTACGCAGatgaggtggaggaggaagtCGTCCGGCTTTTAAACAACAGCAGAAACAGTGATAGGAAGCACGGACACAATACAGAACAATAAAAGAGGCTTTTCCTGCTCTCCCACAGCTGGTGGCGAGTGCAGCAggataaaagtaaaaagtagcacAATATGTGAGACAGGAGCTTGACCAATATTAGATTTcttatcttcttctttttttctttttttttgttgctgtggGGTCAGATGAGAAGATTGATATCATATTTTTAACCACTGAAGCTAAATATGCAGCTACAGCCAGGAGTTGATTAACGTACTGCAGAGATATGAACATATGAAGATATATAGATATgaagggggaagggggggggggggggtgattgCATCTTATCAAAAAACAAGGAATGCATTTACAAGTTTAaacttattttggatttttttctaaTCAGGGTCAGAAATCTACATATATTCCCTTAAATTTTTAATAAGTGGTGCTAAAGGTTCTACagtgttttttaactttaaaaaaagccaAGGCCTGTTAACTTCCTGTTAGTTGTTATGATTACATATTTGGAGGAGTAAAGCTTAAGTTTTCAAACCTAAGAACACAGAAAtagctgtcaagcatggtggtgatAGCATCATGCTGCGGGGTTGGTTTGCTGCCAGTGGTACTGGCAGTGGTAGTTTAAATGAACCAGTTTAAATGAACTATACGAATTCTGCTAAGAAGAGTGATCTAACATCCAGGCATTGTTATGCCAGAAGCTTGTTGACAGCTACCAAAAGCATCTGGTCAAGGTGCAACTTGTTAAGAGACATTTAATCAAATATTAGTGAGGGAGTATACATGTATTTGAGTGTGTATGTATACTTTTTGCCTTAGAGAAAATAGTCCTTAAAGATGTATGGTGTATCATTCCAACCTAGAAAAAGTTCAAAGAAATTAAAATTCTAAAATTACTGTGACATTCGTGTCCATGATGAGTGTTTGTAAACTTCTCTGCACAACTGAAGGTTTTGGCGTCTCTAATTTAGAAATCATCTGTTACCACCctcaaaaaaaaatccacaaacctCAGTGTGAGCAGTTTCATGTAGGAACTACACCTGCCAGCAAAGGAAGCACGTGTGCTGCACATTAAGATTACAGCTCAGTGAAGGGAAACACTGATGTTTCCATCTTGTAATGCTGTCAGAAGTACCAGCTCTGGGTGAACCCCCCCCTTTAAGAGGCACAATTCccaaaatgtaatgtaattCGCGTATACCTAAAATTTAAGTGCATGTTTTAACACATTCATCAATCTAAAATATcctaaaagtttttaaaaagagagagagagacagaaaacactGTTTGCATATTTTTAGGAGGACCTggtgaaaaagaagaaatgatgaGTTCAAACCCACGCAGTCCTGAAACTCTCTGCTGACAACACAGCAGTAAACAACAGAGCCCCCCCtttcacacccacacacatgaagacagaaaacatgGAAAGCAGAGTGCACAAACGAATGAGGTGCCCATACATGAGGAAATGAGTCAATTAAACATCCCACCAGGACATCATTACCATTAGACCAGCATGTGTTTCAGCTGGTTAATGAAATCTTCTGGGACAGACAtggtgtgatttcttttttctttttgtaaatgcTTATAAATATTTCATGCATTTTCCAGGAGGCTGCACGCTGTGAAATGCTAAGCCCAGGAACTGAGACTCACCTCCTGATTGGATGCTCATTGCTGCTGTCCAAATCCGGGCTCGGAGGAGGGGGCGAGAAGGTGCTGAAGTTGAGCGACAGGGGTCGAGGGGAGGGCCGGGAGGCGTGCCTCCGCCGCAGTCCATCAAGCATCTGAAGTTTGCGTAAAAGTGGAAATGTCAACAAAAGCTAGCAGGAGGGATTAAAATTGGATcaaggagctgtgtgaggcatCGATGAGAAATGTCTCAAGTGCAGTCATGAGCCATCTCCGCCCTTTACTTTGAGAGAGCAAGTCAAGCAGGGAACATTAAAGCGGTATAAGAGACACAACACAGTAAAGCGAAATTCACGGTCAAAGGGGTACAGGATAAAAATCAAACCCCACATCTGAGACTTCCTCACAATGAGcgctttctctttctttattctCTACCTGACTGTCAGTTCAAAACCACAGAGGAGTGTTTTGCAATCAAAGCTGGGCTGACCTCCAGGGTTTGCACACGCATTACATCagaggaaagagaaaagagaagtgCATGTGTGTACACGCATCAGTCTGCGCCAGTTATTCCTGTAAAAGCGTTACAGTTGCTCTCAGTTTGGGTGTCTCCCTATAGAAACGTACTGTACAAAGTAAAGCACCATCCCCTGGTCAGAGGGGAGAACAGCAGTCTGGGTTGTCACTCTACAGACAAAAGAGCCAACACTAGCCTCAACATGTAAAGCACAAAGAGAGGGGGGTGCCTCGTGTGTTTTCAGAAGAACCGGCCGTGCAGTTTAATTAGAGTAAGATCACATCTGAGTCAGCAGCGCTGGCTGCTCACTGTCTACCCGGAATGCCATGCCACGCCAGTCTGGgcatttctgcttttgttcacccctcctcctccttggcTTGTCTTTTAGGGGCGATTCCAATAAGATCGATGCCTCTTTAAAAAATTCAGAAAAATTATCCGTATGAACAtaaatttattttctgctgtatgGATCTCTCCCCGTGCTTCCGAGCTGAGCCATTCCACATCATACGGCCATTGAATCGGCCAGACACGCAATCAACAGTCCACGTTTATCCTACTGGGAGGAATGCACCGCCAGTCGTGCGTACGtggatgttttatgtttttaaaaacctgTGCGCAGAACACAATGAAGCAAAGTGCCCCGGTAAACAAAGCCACCGTGTAACGAACACATGCAGATGCTGCATTTGGTCCACCTTTGGATAAAAACTGTATCATAATGGCCACAAAGTTGCCGTATGTCATGCGCCTCTGCCCGCCCACTGTAGCCCGCACTCACCGTTCCTGATCCTGTCGTGTAGCTCCTGCTGGGATGAAACGGTCATGTAGTGCTGAGGGGAAGTGTTTACTGTCCGGGTTCATCAGCGGCTGCCTCCTGTTCTGTTACCCGCCGGTCTGCGCACCCTCACGGGCATCGGGGTGCGGGCGGGCGGGCGGGCGGTGGAAAGGTCCGACCTGCGGGGACTCATTCAGTAAGAAGCCAGAAGAAAGAACCGCCGCTTGCTCGCTCCGGCTCGCCCCCGCTTTGTTTTGACGAGATGCAAACGCGAAACCTGGACGCGTGGACGCGGCCACGAGCAGCGCGTGCACGTGCGTCCGTGGTTATAGCTGTATGTAAGCGGGAGGGGATAACTCCAATGGGAAACAAGAATAATGGCAGAGTTTAATTCCGGAGGgatgattttattattattaagacgAAGACTGTAAGGATTAACACACAAACCGGGGGAACACTAATACGCAAACAGTGTGCTAACACTGCAGTGCACAGGTGTGCAGTCAGTGGTGAGAAAGGCCTTGCTTTGCAATATGGCCATAAACAGAAGATAGTAAACACAGTTTCCAGCTCTGACCCAAATCCACGCAGTTTCACACAGGGGGAGCCTTACCATCTGTGAGTGCAGATGCGTGTGTTCTCCGGATAATCCCCTTTTTCTGTGGAtgagatgttaaaaaaaaaataagggtGGGGGTGTGGGGGCAGTCTTGTGGGAAACTGTAAggaataaattttgttttctgtctgcagTGCAAAAATCCTGGCACTCCTATACATGTGACAGAAAATGGCTCTTGTTGGATCAAAGAGGTGCGTTATAACTTATAACACGGTGCGTTTAGCTCAGATTGTTAATAAAAGGGAGATTGTATTGTCCCATACAATCCCACGAGATTTAGTGCAAACACACACCAGCCTGATCAGCCTGCTATTCCAGCTAAAACAGGGAAAACAGGTAGAGATCTAGAGCTCTTGCAGATATTTAATTAACTGCACAAGGAAGACCAAACAACAAATGCAAAACCTTTAGCTTCTGTTAAAATTTTAACTGCATTAATCAAATCTCTCATAGCTACTTACATtcttttgcaaatctcctctgAGGTCACTTTAGTGTCTGTGGATCAGAGCTTGTTGAAATAGAGGTTTGGCGAACGGAAAATGTTCCCTGTGTGCAGAATCCAAACCTGTTTAACCGCTTGCATGCGGTTTGCATGCTGTTATATGCAGGCTTTGTGTGTCCATGATAGCCGATTGAGTTCTGAAGCTTGcattatgttttttattttattataaagcTGTTTTCCCTACAGTGCTATTGTAGtcatttgattatttattttaaagcttgGAATCATTACAGATAAACAGTCCACAAGGCACACAAACCAGACAAGGGCCAGCGTAAAAGATCATATCAAAAGCAGTGAAAAGTCTCCCCTCTAATAACCTCGTGTTGTAAACACTGTTTTATTATGGAATAACG
The Maylandia zebra isolate NMK-2024a linkage group LG7, Mzebra_GT3a, whole genome shotgun sequence DNA segment above includes these coding regions:
- the prr5a gene encoding proline-rich protein 5a yields the protein MLDGLRRRHASRPSPRPLSLNFSTFSPPPPSPDLDSSNEHPIRRTLHRLKLMSSPSLSELGKSEKSSPEDRGEKQKRAGANATWNSIHNAVIAVFQKKGLADNELYVLNEGVRHLLKTELGSFFTEYLQNQLLTKGMVILRDKIRFYEGQKLLDSLAETWDFFFCDVLSMLQAIFHPVQGKEPSVRQLALLHFRNTIVLSVKLEDALSRPRARVPPSVTQMLLILQGVHEPRGVTEEYLRLESLIQKVVSPYLGTHGLYSGDDAEAHCNVLEKPWGWSKSADQPSKNPVVRSKSYNVPLLLTPVAEYDPDANSVGSGGIRRHSACEITSCLEEQGLAYADLAPGSELSGSSSNRLCVGSQFNGIVQAGASAMDLPLLSPSILPLHSSGALHGTEATTTMTDLSKGASSTPPSESSSPETIIGQVLESADSGPDGIFIDFPSHSSEVMGLSLSHESRQSTV